ACTAGTAAATAGGTTACAGAACACCGGCACTTGGAGTGTTTGTAGCACACTATGATGCATGTTACAATTAAAGAGATTAGAATGACATTTCAGAATATGCAAACAAAACTTTGCACAGCTGttcaaggagaaaaaaaacactaaatatagATTGTTTCCCCCCTGAATGTCTCTGTTATGCATATTTATGAAGATACTGTTGTTATTCATTTAATAGTGGAGCAACCTTTCTGCTTGTGTTTCCAGTCTTTGCCTTTCATAGGAGTTACTGCCACCCAGAGGACAAAACTAAAGTTATTTAaagagagagttcacccaaaaatcttaTAAACTAAAGTAAACAGTGAAAATTTGATTCCTTGAACTAATGGCAGGAGAACAAAACAATGTTCTGGCAATGGTAAAGTTCCTGTAGATTTGAAACCCCTTTGTGAGTGCATTTACTACACTAAAAATTGGATGGAATGTTTAATACTTTACAGCGTGCGGTGAGTGATATTGACAAAGGAGGACCAAAGGACGGAGGTGATCAGGTCATATTTGCTGGAGGTAAATGTACCTGTTATTTTGCCAGCAAGAAAATTGAGCAACATAAGCCACAAGATATTCAAGATTAAAAGTGGGGTATGTATTTTTCAAACTGAGTCAGGCCGAGTACCAAAACAAacgtgtagccaatcagcagtaaggggcgtgtctacTCATGAGTGGGAGGAGATAGCGCTCAGTGCATAGGACAGACATTAGCCAAGCGATGACAGAAAGATAAAGATGGCATggaaaaaacaaaagaggaaaccgTCAGCAGAACAAAAGAAGGCTTACGATAAGGCAAGAAGTAGGACCCATGTAAACATTGGATCAGCTTTCCAGCGCTGGAGAGAACTCAAGGAGCGAGAAAGCCTGCAATCGGATGCTGAGGTTGCTTTGTTTGTTCTTGATAGGTGAATAACATTGGTTTTGCTTTGTCTCATGGAATAAATATATGCTACTGGCTTTTGCTTGATTATGCTTCTGTGTCATAATCATTGCCTGGGTTGCGTATGTATGTTTGGGGCGGAGCTATCAAAATAGGGGCGAGACCCTTTTGGGTTAGTGGCatgtttataactttttattatttataattattattattattattacatattctgAAGAATATGTGAGTCTAAGAAGTCACCGCTTTGATGGTAGGGTGCTGAGGATGGTTGCCCGGCAGCTATTGtcccaaattaaaataataagagTCAAAAGAGTAAAACAGagtttgtgatatttttatatttaatgagtAGGAtgacttaacattttacagatgCATGACATCAGAAAGAGGATGTGGCTCGGCTGTTTGTCTggatttgttgtttgtttgccCACATGTCCAGTGGGGGAAAATGTGGGTTTAGACTTGTTTCCACACTGTGCAATATCccacaaatatttataaacatgcTTTGAATCACATTTGCTTAAATATCAGAATGTTAGGAGCTGTGCTTTCCTGACATTTATTAGCTTCCTCCATCTTAAGAACAtctcacaaaaaaactaaaacagctCTAGGATGAAAGCTACCTGACAAGCTATGAtgtgattaaaatgcagtttcCATCCACTACAGGAGTGATCTGTTGTCTTAATGTGTAATAagcaacttttcttttttaaggatttttttcccACCATGTAACGCTTGTGGTATTTGCATGTCAAAAATCAATGGCCTTATTACCAAAGCTTGGATTCAATCATTTCATCAGCTTGTTTCCCTTCAATTAGTCGACGAGTTGATCAATGAGTTGATGTGCCTCAGTTGTTGAGTGAACGCTGCCAAAATAATCCACAAATGGTGCTTGTTTCATTCAGAAACTGAAGCTCAGATCAGTGAGGCCTATGACCGATCAgttccaaaacaacaacaacaaaaaacagtccTAACTGAAAGAATAcaagttgaaaaaaaatattgaatccaTGATTTGGTGATAATACAGTACAGAATGTGGCAGAATATAGCAAGAAATGTTTAACCAAAAATGTCACACCAAATTAGTTTAAAAGAGATCAGATTTTAAAGACAAGGGTTAAACTTGGGCTTGTATAACCGCACACTGGTTTATTTAGTTTCAGCACTGTTATGAACTTATTCTATAAGATTCACTGAATTATTCACTGCACGGCTAAAGCAGATGTTATGCAGGTCACATTAAGGTGATTTACCACTGTTAAACGTTGGGACTGTCCAATAGTAATGAATCATCCACATCTTTGCCAGTAAATTTCAGAAGGCAGATTTTCCCGTAAGCCCCATGTTCAGGCTGTGCCTCTACAAGCACAATGACATGAGTGAGATGGTGCAATGTTGCCCACTTCTGGTCAGAGGGAGCCTCTGCCGTTGAGAATAACAGTTTCTGGAACAGTCCAAAGCCACGGTCATCTCATCCCCTGAATCACGTCGTCAACATCACCCAGCCTCCCAGTATAAAAACAAATCAGAGGAGGCACGGTCCATCTGCAAAGAAGATTGAGAATTCAAGCAGGGTGAGTACACTACAGAGAGCATATTACAAGGATGTTGACAATCTTGTTTATGCAAATAtggatttaaatatattataattatataattatatataatatataggctacatttatgtgagatgttatttatattctgattccAGTGATGTAATACCTATTTGTTGTATGACGTACTATAAAATGGCATCTTAATTAATGCTACGTTTGTGCATTTTGCCAATAACCCACtactgcataaatgtaaacaagaTTCTGTTCTGATAGAATGACATATCATTTATGCTGTTTTTGAATTACAATCCATCCTCATGTGGTTAATGTCATCCAAAAAGTCTAACTGGGCTGTTTGTTGCATCGAGTTTGTCTGTGCCTTCCCTAGGCAAATTTGTATTGATTTTTTCATTGCAGAGAGGAATTTGTCTCACAGCCCCAAGTCGATCAGGGGAACTAAGCCAGGTCAACTGCATTCAGGATGCATACTGTGCCCTAGCAAGATATCAGTATACAAATCAAACCCCCTTACTCAGAGCAAGCCATCTGTGTGATACGCTTGGTTTCTTATAAACACCACATGCCTTAGATGTGTAACCTCATtccaaaacaaacagaacaagatTAGGCACAAGGACAATATTAATTCCAATGAAAGCAAGACGAAGATAAAATGGTATGCTTGCAACAAACAAAATTTTTGAGAGAATTCAAGGTTAGGTTATGGAGGAAACAAAAACCTGCAAGTTGAACAccatattttacattacaaaaaactTTCCTAGTGACTCAGTATTTCTGTCTGTTCATTGGCTCTTCCaacattttgtgcatttttcttatGTAACTAGGCTTCTGGCTTTAATTTGGCAGAGCTGGGGTTTCTATGTACATGTACAAAGGCAGAAAAAGAGGAAACCTGTCCCCATGACTGACTCAAAGCTTTTATGATGTTTACTTAAGCTCTGGTGTGAATTATCAGCAGCTGTTGAGGACCACTGGTTtgtctttagaaaaaaaaaaaaaagcatgattaaAAGTgcagcattattaaaaaaaagggtAATCGACTTGGTCTCACGTACATTTCTGCAAATTCACAAAACTGGGATTACGTTTTGTCAGAACAAGCTTTAGTGAAGGGGATTTGCTCTCAAATCCATGTAATCAGTGAAGGGAACACAAATGTTCGCAAGTTTTCAACCCCATAAATGGTTTTGTTCTTCAAAGCCTTTTGGTTAGATACTGGTTAAAGGTATAGTTAACCTAAAAGTGAACCATCGTTTACTCGTCCTCAttgtgttccaaacctgtatgactttcttttttctgcatgacacaaaagaagatatttttaccTTAGCTAACATTGAACCCCATTGACTTTAATGTATGGAGAAAGTTAaacaacttaatatatatatatatatatatatatatatatatatatatatatatatatatatatatatatatatatatatatatatatatatatatatcttctgtTGTGTTCTACAAATAGAGAAAAGCATTCAGGTTTGAAATGAGattaggttgagtaaataatgttttttttttttgtaaactattcTTTGAACATTGTAGCTGAACTATCTTAAGACACACCACATTTTTGGCTATGATGTTACATAGTCGATACAGAATACGAAATGGTTTCAGGATGGTACAAAATGGCACAATAAATCTGTTTGGCCCTCTGTTCAAGGTCGCAGAAAGACAAATGCCACTATTTATATCAGGCCTACTATATAAATAGACATGCTGATACAATGGATTCATTGCCCACATTGTCTGTCTAAGCACGTCCCACACAAACCGCAGTTTTAAATGTGTGGGTTTTGCAGTTGTTTATGTGCATCATAAACTTGCTAAGTCACTTCCATCACAgcttaattaaaaatagtttcacTATTAACTGACCCACATTTTCCTGACTTATGTTCATAGTGTTACTACTTCTGAAACCAGGACACCATCAGCCACCAAAGATGAAGGTCTCATGCTCTCTGATGGGACTTTCTCTTCTCTACCTCTCTGTGGAATGTCTTTTACCCCCAACTAAAGAGGATCTCAAccgtaagttttttttttttttttttttttttatgtgcagacAGGTTGTGCTCAATTAAGAACAGTAATGTAACCATTATTACTTTTTGGCAGAGATCTCACTGCTTGGTGAAAAGTACCTGGATAAACAGATTGAAAATGCCATCACTGGGGTGAAAGAGATGAAGACTGTGATGGAGCGAACAGAAGAGGATCACAAGAGGTTCCGGTCTGAACTGGagaaaacaaagcaacaaaaagaggtgagatagatagatagatagatagatagatagatagatagatagatagatagatagatagatagatagatagatagatagatagatagatagatagatagatagatagatagatagatagatagatagatagatagatagatagatagatagatagataacatttaagtaatttattaTCAGTTAAGGAAAGTATATTCATAAATTAAACATTGACCTATACCAATTAAACCTGAGAATAATTATGTATATTACATAATCtacatattttaatacaataaacatATCAAGTTAAGTAAATTAACATTAAGTAATTTATCATGAATTaacagtaatttatttataatttactgtAACTTTAACCAAGAcctataaaaagtaaataattatttagatCAATTATATAATCTACAcagattcatacatttttataaatataaatgaatatgaatttttataataaattcagTTCAAGTTGCATAACTTGAGAACATTAAGCAGTTTATTATGtattaacaataaacaacagtatattcataaattaatatGAAACTAGATCAAAAGAATTATGACTAATTACATAACCCCcacatattaattaatttttaacatttcaagttgtataaattaacattaggGTAATGTATTTGGAATTTCTGAATGTAAATGAATTTTAACTtaatatatttcaacattaatTCATAAATGCTGGGAAAAAGTTTTCGTTGTTACTTCATGACACCcgttgcattaactaatgttaacaaattgaactttattttaaagtgtacctgcaatcaaataaaatgaccttcatacattttttaagtttgacTTAAGTGTCTAATAATAAGTGTCTATAATCTGAGGGCCCTGCagttaattgcttttttttttcttgtgctgtTCCATCAATAAGAATGCTCTGATGGAGGCTCAGGAGATGGAGGAGAAGCTGAGTGAGCAGCAGAGCATGTGTAATGAAACCATGCAGGCTCTGTGGGAGGAGTGCAAGCCCTGCTTGAGGAAAACCTGTGTTAAGTATTACTCACGCACCTGCAGCAGTGGAGCCGGCTTGGTGGGACGACAGGTGATACATCTGCGCAAACATCCCTGCAGTTATCCTGACTTCATTCTGCCATTTGCAACCATCCCTCTCTTTGTCTGTTTTTAGCTGGAAGAGGTTTTGAACAGGACCTCTCCCATCTCCATTTGGATAAACGGGCAGAACATGGAGACCCTTTTGGACGAGGACCAGCAGCAGACCAGACGCTTCCAGGACCTGGAGGAGCGGTATACAGAGGTTGCAGATGGAGTGGACAACATCTTCATGGACAGCATGAAGGTGTTTGACCACATGCGTTCCTTCCACCAGCCCAGCTTCTTCCCCAGTTCCTTCCGTATGCCCAGCATGTTCGAGAGTCATTCCAGCCGTGCTGCTCGTGTCTACAGGTCCCCTTTGCACAGCCCAGAGTTCCACAGCTTTCACAGCATGTTCCAACCCATGATGGACATGGCCAGAAACATGTTCAACTCATTCGGGCCCTACATGGGAAGTGATGTGGATTTCCCGTCAGAAGGTAAATTTCAAGGTTTACAAGCCTGAATGTAACCACATGTACAAAGTTAAAAGTGTTGTTAGTAATATTCATCACACTTAAAGgcacagtccacccaaaaatgccATAATGTCGCTCCAAATCTGTATgatgttctttcttctgttgatcatgaaagaagatattttgaagaatgttaaaaCAGTTTAGGTTCCCATTGGC
The Carassius auratus strain Wakin chromosome 31, ASM336829v1, whole genome shotgun sequence DNA segment above includes these coding regions:
- the LOC113051028 gene encoding clusterin-like; this translates as MKVSCSLMGLSLLYLSVECLLPPTKEDLNQISLLGEKYLDKQIENAITGVKEMKTVMERTEEDHKRFRSELEKTKQQKENALMEAQEMEEKLSEQQSMCNETMQALWEECKPCLRKTCVKYYSRTCSSGAGLVGRQLEEVLNRTSPISIWINGQNMETLLDEDQQQTRRFQDLEERYTEVADGVDNIFMDSMKVFDHMRSFHQPSFFPSSFRMPSMFESHSSRAARVYRSPLHSPEFHSFHSMFQPMMDMARNMFNSFGPYMGSDVDFPSEDGRVNEDVIITKPFGNDKMTCREIRRNSAGCIKLKDECEKCKEIQHIDCSGKRPLEGPLKEELERALARAERFTQEYNSLLKRFEEEMFNTSSVLDLFNKQFGWVSSLANHTKNEEGFFKIQAAMSKGSDNAETPGDTKVSVKLFDGPDMSFTVPGDIPWSDPKFSEVVAQEALDRYKQNTVVTN